The Labrus bergylta chromosome 23, fLabBer1.1, whole genome shotgun sequence genome includes the window accattttttttttctttgccaaccttttttttcaaactctcttaaaatataaataacttaaatgacacaaattcaaatgaaatcattCTTGCCTCATCAATACTTTGCCTTCAGatttctgaaatgttgtaaatgcagCTGAGAACCTAAACCATCAAATGATACAATTATGCCTTTAACAATAATACAAACACTTTTTGTAGACAGGTAAAATATAGCATTGTTTTGTgtcaaataacacaaaaatgaaataaactaCAATTCAAAAAAccctaaataaaaacactgagtgggTAAATAAATAGTTTGTGAATTGCACAAAGTGGGAACGTTGAAATCACTCTGATATGTAGAGGCCGACGTTCCTCTTTCAGTCAGACGAGcattcagtgagtcagtcagtcagagcgGAGGTCAGCCTCTTTACACTGTTTAATGTCACGATTTGATCTTCCACagctgtgaacacaaacacattcaggaGTTAAACACACAGCAGTCTGCAGTAAATACTTGGACTCCCTTTGTAGGAATCCAGCTAGGTCTCGCTCTCGGTTCCCTCAAAGCTCAGCCCTTCGAAGATGTCATTGGTCAAAGAAATCACCTTGGTTGAACTCAATAGATTTGTGTGGATGAGTTAGACTTCTGCCGACAGGGCGGAGGTTCACTTAGGAGGTCGAAATCAAATAGATACCTGAGGTCGTTTGTTCcatcagctgttgggtttttaaataagctgtttGCCTGGAAACTTTTACTATGGACTGTTGGTCTTTGGTCCCTTATCTCACTCACGTCCATCATGGTGATATCCATGgtagttatgttttatatgtcattgtgctgttttttatgGATGTATTGACTGTATGgacctctgttgcaaaccaaattccccctcggggacaataaagattttccaaaaCTTCCTCatctccctcactcactccctaTGTTAATAACAGGCCTTAGACACCTCTGGATTCGCAGCATTTATCTTTTCTCAAGATGAAActttttgatttagtttaagTATTTGTAGCACGTTTGATGTTTATTCGGTTGTTTTGGGTTATTGCAGCACGTGTCCTTCATTTGCAGCCTGTTTCAGTCTTTGCCTTTGTTTTTGAGGTAATACAGTTTCAGCCATTGCAGGTGGTTGCTCTAGTTAGCCACCATGCCTTGGGGAGGAGGAAGCTGTGCTGCACAACTCATTTGAAATAGTGCTGCCACTTTGTTAGGAGCTCTGGAGGAGTGACACATCTCCTCTGTTATAAGACAGAAgtggacaaaacaaaacacacactcactttgaGGTTAAATCCTAACAGGTCAGATATGACTCCTGACACAGCGGACAGGATGACCACCTGGGTGATGTTGTAGAGCAGAGGGTTCATGGTCAAACCGTACAGCCTGAATGGAGTGTCCAACTCCTgcggagagagtgagggatgaaaAACAGATCAAATGAATGTTGAATTCTAATAAAAAGAGTCCTGACATGCAGATAGACAGTTCTTACCTTCAGTAGTTTAGTAGCCAGTTTTAAGACGTTGTTGACCAGAGTGAGCTCCTCTTTCTTGTTTGGTTTCTTCTCCATCTTCAGATACAGGTTGATCTATGAGAGGGATCAATCTCTGTTTTTGGAACATGTCAGCTGTACAGAGCATTACTCATGTATTCTCCTTTTGTGTCTTTACCTGTTCAGTAAGCAGGATGGAGGTGTTGCTGTACTTCTTGCTGGTCTCTGAGCCTAGAGTGACAAACCGGAGCAAGAACAGAGACAGACTGGAGCACCAGATCACCAGCTCCCAGTTATAGTGACACTCCAGGAACGTCTCATGGACATGGAGCAACTGCACCAAGagattattttcacattattaTTAAGTCTATAAACATTAGCTCCAGAATAAATTGTATTCACTTTTGAACATCAGGGCTGTCTTATCTTAAAGCAACAGTGAGTAGGTTTAAAAACATATCTTTGGTAGTTTTGGTCCCTCCAAGAGCAACTATTTCAAAAGACGCTGTATTGTTAatgcaaaaattaaaagaagGTAGCTCTTTTAGCACTTGGCTtataatgtaataaaaatgggcaacaaataataaatccaaagtTAGGGTGATAAAGTGTTTTAGTATAGCAATGAGCACAAAGTTATATCAATAGtaattatataaaaatgtagGTTTGCCATTAGATGGAAGAAATATCTgacattcatattttaatcCAAATAAATCACAGACAACATTTTGTTATCAAGgtatcatttaaaatattatttgttTGATACAAAATAACTTGTTTATTATCAATACAACCACAATGTTATTTAAAGTGTGGAGGTGTTTTTTTCAATAGGAGAAAATCAGGCTAGATTCAATGATATTGTCGTTTTATGTCATTGAAAAATGGTGCAGTTTGATGTTTTCAGATCTTTTTCAGTATGAGCGTATTTTAGTGTCTTCTTTGGTTATGCCACTGAGAGGCGCAAAAATACTTTCAGCTTAAGGcagtacaaaaatgtaaaaataaaagcctaacagtttttatttttaaatgcaattaatcgtgattaactattgaaattcagTGATTAATAGCATATACAATTTGTAATCGTATAAAAGTCCTAGTTCTTTTAAGTTTTCTgatgtttgcatttaaaaatgtgtagaaAAAAGGAAGCTGGACATGCATGTAATCATAACTTTTAGCTTGTCATGGTAGCTCTGATGTgtagttatatttttatatttttcaagtACCTGTGCACAGCAGATGAAGACGACAGACAAAGTGAGCAGGAAGGCAGAGGACACTATCACATCAACTGAACGCTGAGGACCCCGTctctgcaaacaacaacaagcagaaacAAGTTAGTTTCTTAATAATTACAGCTGTGAACAACTGTACATTTATAATGACATCACAGACGATTAAAGCTACAAAACTAATCTTACCTTGAGGTAGGAGCGTAGCGACAGCCACATTTTGATGTTCTGAACTTTCTTCAGTCTGAAATGAGGGACCTCAGACTTTCTCGCTCTGCGTGCCGAGGTCAGGTGACCAAACAGCTTTGCAAACAGCAgcctctgaaacacacacagaagaacattcaaaaataaatctccacATGGTGCAGTAAAAAGAAGTAGGGATAATCATTTAGATGTTCTTTCTCTCACCTGTTTGTAGGTCCTCTCTGCTACGCTgagcaggaaaaagaagagCCATATAAGGCAAACACGCACCAGGAAGCTGAGTGTTACCATGGTGATAACCATGGCATCTGATCCAGACCCGCCTCCCAGGGCTACAGACAGCAGCTCATTGGCTGTTAGCGTGGTCAGCTGATCCACATCTCGGTGCTGAGCCAGTCTGCAGGAAAAACACATAGAAGTCTTTGttctttaaatatattcaaGCAGGTACGTTCAATCTTCACACATTGAAGAGTTTTGGTATGTCGGCATTACCTGTACACAAAAGGAGTGAGGCCCAGTGTGACTGAAACCAGGTTCCCAAAGACCTGATAACCAATACCAGGGATGTAGAGGTTCACCTGTGCACCAACAGAGCAGTGTGTTTACATCTTCAACGTCTTTGATCATTTTCTGGCAAACCTTGAGAAGTTCATATTCCATCAGTAACTCACTCTGTTCATGATCATGCCGCTGATCTCCAGAACAGACATATCAGCCTTCTTACACTCGTTCCCCTCCCACACTATGGCGCTCACTCTCTCCAGGCCGGGGTTGGAGCTGTGCAGCCAGGGAATGTGAccctgaggaagaaaaaaaaacattcttactTAATCAAGCAGTTCAGAGAAGGTTGGTATGAAtcacaacatttatttgattgccaggtcacatatttaaattgattttagGAATTATATAACTTTCTATTGAAATAAAGTAGgtcataaaacaaataaattgcagacattaaaatgatttgGATATAACCTCCTTTTCAGTGTAGAttgacatacaaacacacttgaacacaaaataaaaggctTTCTATAACAGTTTTCACAGACCTGATGAAAGGGGTCATCCCTGTATTCCTTTTTAGCAGGGGGACAGACGGGcgtccctcctccttctccctctggggggtggggggagggggggagggggcagagTTAGTTTTGATCCAAACACATAAAATAAGTGACACATATGGTCTACTACTATAGCTTCATACATTTGGTTCTATGCTAAGCCACTATGATCTTCTGACCTGTCTCTGAGGTGCACGATGATCTGCACTCAGCACAATGCAGGAAGTCCTCCCACAGCAGGTCCTCTGTCTCCGACTCGTGTCGAGTGCTCTCTGAGTCCTGAGTCCTCAGACTGGAACACCTGGAGCTGCAGCTGGTGCCGGACTTTGGGATATCCTGAGACACAGAAGGATTATTTTGTGAACAATAAGTGATCACATGTCCTGTTTTCATGGATAAAagagctttgtgtgtgtttacctccacAGCGTAGTGTTTCTTGTAGTGGTTGGTGTTCTTGCGGTTTCTGAGAATACAGTCACTGTTAATTCTTTCAACTCCCCTACGGGGGGCGCTGTAGGACACTTCAGGGTCTTCCTCACTGGACGCCTCATCTGATGCTGgctcctaaaaacacacactcacatttaatGACTCTGTCAAGCAGATAGaacagaaaaatgttgaaaaatgttgataaatgagacaaatggacttgagcttatatatcacttttcacacctacacattcacacactgatggtagtgatcgctatgtagtatcatccatcagaagtaactaatccattcatacaccaccactgaagcagagggagcaattcagggttaagtgtcttgcccaaggacacaacggacatgttgcccagctggggatcgaacccttgaccttccagttgagataCGAGGtctctacccactgagccacagccgccctacAGTCATAGTGTGTCTGAGTCTTTGTTTGATTGATCACCTTGTTGCCACCTGCCACCATCAGTCCTGTGCTGCAGGGTGTGTGAGTATTGGTGGGCTGGACGTGCGAGCTCCAGCAAACCCCAT containing:
- the LOC109987637 gene encoding protein PHTF2 isoform X2, whose protein sequence is MASKVKDAVVWYQKKIGAYDQQIWEKSVEQREIKGFRNKPKKTGHVKPDLIDVDLVRGSAFAKAKPESPWTSLTRKGIVRVVFFPFFYRWWIQVTSRAIFLLLLALYLLQVGAAVLYMSIPQPHGVPATEVFGAIWLMLLLGTVHCQIVSTRTPKPASSSGGKRRRSKKSKLSIDKSTETDNGYVSLDGRVTNRSSEEGLQLHEQHCDTLNRADGVCWSSHVQPTNTHTPCSTGLMVAGGNKEPASDEASSEEDPEVSYSAPRRGVERINSDCILRNRKNTNHYKKHYAVEDIPKSGTSCSSRCSSLRTQDSESTRHESETEDLLWEDFLHCAECRSSCTSETEGEGGGTPVCPPAKKEYRDDPFHQGHIPWLHSSNPGLERVSAIVWEGNECKKADMSVLEISGMIMNRVNLYIPGIGYQVFGNLVSVTLGLTPFVYRLAQHRDVDQLTTLTANELLSVALGGGSGSDAMVITMVTLSFLVRVCLIWLFFFLLSVAERTYKQRLLFAKLFGHLTSARRARKSEVPHFRLKKVQNIKMWLSLRSYLKRRGPQRSVDVIVSSAFLLTLSVVFICCAQLLHVHETFLECHYNWELVIWCSSLSLFLLRFVTLGSETSKKYSNTSILLTEQINLYLKMEKKPNKKEELTLVNNVLKLATKLLKELDTPFRLYGLTMNPLLYNITQVVILSAVSGVISDLLGFNLKLWKIKS
- the LOC109987637 gene encoding protein PHTF2 isoform X1 codes for the protein MASKVKDAVVWYQKKIGAYDQQIWEKSVEQREIKGFRNKPKKTGHVKPDLIDVDLVRGSAFAKAKPESPWTSLTRKGIVRVVFFPFFYRWWIQVTSRAIFLLLLALYLLQVGAAVLYMSIPQPHGVPATEVFGAIWLMLLLGTVHCQIVSTRTPKPASSSGGKRRRKLRKASQMEVHREGDGSSTTDNTQEGAPHSHSASTTYSLGAFFQDFWHDICKAGSKKSKLSIDKSTETDNGYVSLDGRVTNRSSEEGLQLHEQHCDTLNRADGVCWSSHVQPTNTHTPCSTGLMVAGGNKEPASDEASSEEDPEVSYSAPRRGVERINSDCILRNRKNTNHYKKHYAVEDIPKSGTSCSSRCSSLRTQDSESTRHESETEDLLWEDFLHCAECRSSCTSETEGEGGGTPVCPPAKKEYRDDPFHQGHIPWLHSSNPGLERVSAIVWEGNECKKADMSVLEISGMIMNRVNLYIPGIGYQVFGNLVSVTLGLTPFVYRLAQHRDVDQLTTLTANELLSVALGGGSGSDAMVITMVTLSFLVRVCLIWLFFFLLSVAERTYKQRLLFAKLFGHLTSARRARKSEVPHFRLKKVQNIKMWLSLRSYLKRRGPQRSVDVIVSSAFLLTLSVVFICCAQLLHVHETFLECHYNWELVIWCSSLSLFLLRFVTLGSETSKKYSNTSILLTEQINLYLKMEKKPNKKEELTLVNNVLKLATKLLKELDTPFRLYGLTMNPLLYNITQVVILSAVSGVISDLLGFNLKLWKIKS